Proteins co-encoded in one Pithys albifrons albifrons isolate INPA30051 chromosome 14, PitAlb_v1, whole genome shotgun sequence genomic window:
- the CYSLTR1 gene encoding cysteinyl leukotriene receptor 1: MTGVFDNLSCHHTIDDFRNRVYSSLYSMISIMGFVGNGIVLYVLIRTYRQRTAFQVYMLNLAVSDFLCVSTLPLRVVYYVHRGHWFFGDLLCRVASYALYVNLYCSIFFMTAMSFFRCIAIVFPVRNISLVTERKAKLVCVGIWIFVTLTSAPFLRNGTYQHGNKTKCFEPPENVQKTNMVVTLDLIALFVGFILPFVVISVCYTMIIRTLLRNAMRKNEANRKKAVWMIVIVTATFLVSFTPYHVLRTVHLHVLRLRRASCEDAIYLQKAVVVTLPLAAANCCFDPLLYFFSGGNFRKRLTTLRKASSSSISQAFRKKFSVKEKEEEPFGESQRQNGKEVVASS, encoded by the coding sequence ATGACGGGGGTGTTCGACAACTTGTCGTGCCACCACACCATTGACGACTTCCGGAACCGCGTGTACTCCTCGCTGTACTCCATGATCAGCATCATGGGCTTCGTGGGCAACGGCATCGTGCTCTACGTGCTGATCCGCACGTACCGGCAGAGAACGGCCTTCCAGGTGTACATGCTGAACCTGGCCGTGTCCGACTTCCTGTGCGTGTCCACGCTGCCCCTGCGCGTCGTCTACTACGTGCACAGGGGCCACTGGTTCTTCGGGGACCTGCTGTGCAGGGTCGCGTCCTACGCGCTCTACGTCAACCTCTACTGCAGCATCTTCTTCATGACGGCCATGAGCTTCTTCCGCTGCATCGCCATCGTCTTCCCGGTGCGCAACATCAGCCTGGTCACCGAGAGGAAGGCCAAGCTGGTCTGCGTGGGCATCTGGATCTTCGTCACGCTGACGAGCGCACCCTTCCTGCGCAACGGCACCTACCAGCACGgcaacaagaccaagtgcttCGAGCCCCCGGAGAACGTGCAGAAGACAAACATGGTGGTGACCCTGGACCTCATCGCCCTGTTCGTGGGTTTCATCTTGCCCTTCGTGGTCATAAGCGTCTGCTACACCATGATCATAAGGACCCTGCTGCGCAACGCCATGAGGAAGAACGAGGCGAACCGCAAGAAGGCGGTTTGGATGATCGTCATCGTGACCGCCACGTTCCTGGTGAGCTTCACGCCCTACCACGTGCTGCGCACGGTGCACCTGCACGTGCTGCGCCTGCGCAGAGCCAGCTGCGAGGACGCCATTTACCTGCAGAAAGCCGTGGTGGTGaccctgcccttggcagctgCCAACTGCTGCTTCGACCCACTGCTCTACTTCTTCTCCGGGGGCAACTTCCGGAAGAGACTGACCACGCTGAGGAAGGCATCTTCCTCCAGCATATCACAAGCCTTCAGGAAAAAGTTCTCtgtgaaggagaaggaagaggaaccCTTTGGAGAAAGCCAAAGGCAGAATGGAAAGGAAGTTGTGGCCTCTTCATAA